The window TCGATTTTTATGGAACCTAAGTTGGCTGAAATTTAAAAGATATTTTTATGAGATAAATTCTTATGGAGGTAGGATATGAATGAGGTTATTAAGAACATGCTCACGCGTGTGAGTGTCCGTAAGTTTACGGCTGAGAGAGTCGAAGACGAAAAGCTTAAAACAATTGTAGAATGTGCTAAGGCTTCTCCGACAGGAAAAAACAGACAGATGAGGAAATTTACTGTTGTGCATAATCGGGAAAAGATACAGGAACTTGCAAAGGCTGTTTCTTCCGTACTCGATATTCCGAATTATAGAATCTATGATTGCGATGCGTTGATACTCATCAGCTTTGAAGAAGACGACCGCTTCGGTTACTGTGATTCTTCGGTTGCAATTGAGA of the Treponema denticola ATCC 35405 genome contains:
- a CDS encoding nitroreductase family protein, producing the protein MNEVIKNMLTRVSVRKFTAERVEDEKLKTIVECAKASPTGKNRQMRKFTVVHNREKIQELAKAVSSVLDIPNYRIYDCDALILISFEEDDRFGYCDSSVAIENIYLAAHALGLGSVWINQLREKCNSPEIRRVLDSFNIPKNHVVCGISAIGYPAEHPEPKTRTEPVEFIN